TATGCGCGGACCAGCCAGACGCCCGCCGTGAAGGTGAACACGAGTCCCAGCAGCAGCGCCTTGAACGCGACATCGGGCCGCTCCATGGCATTCAGCCCGAAGTTCACCGGAATCGTCAGCGCCCAAATAAACTGGCTGGCCGCGAGCAGGCCCACAACCGCGCCGTTGCCTGCGTATGAGGCGCCGAACAACAGCACCAGCAGCCATTCACCCAGCACCAGCATGCCGGCCCAGAACAGACTCATGGTCACGGCGAAGAACACGGTCGCGTGGTTCACTACCGAGCGCATTCCGGCCACGCCGCCTTCCTTATGCGCATGCACCGCCTTCGGCCCCAGGAAATTACTCAAGCCGAGCACAAACGGGTTTGCAAAAAACACCACGCCCGAACAGGCGCCAAAAACGCCATTCGCTTCTTTCCCGTGGAAACCCGCCAATAACCACGGATAGACCTGATTCGCGGCGACGTACGCCAGGTTCATCGCGAATATCCATTTGCAGTAGGTCCAATTGCGCCGGAAATCCGCCCAAATCGCCGCGCGCACCGGCGCGAAGCGCCGCCGCTGACTATAGAGCCAGAACGCGGCCGCAATGCCCGCCGCGGCGCCGATGACAGCGTACGCGGACCACGAAGAGAGCCGCCCGGACAGACCCGCAGCGGCAAGGCCGGCGACTTGCAGTACGGAAGCGCCAACATCCAGCGCGAGAGCCGTTACGGTGCGCAGGCCCGCGAAGCACACCTGCCGCGCATATTCCTTGAACAAAATGAACAAGACGCACGCCGCAAGCGCCCACAAGACCCTTTCCAGACCAGCAAGGCCGGCATCGGGCGTGCTGAACAACGCGAAGACCGCGCCCGCTGCGGCAAGCCCCGCGGCCAGCGAGACGGACAAAACTACCTGATGAACCAGCGTACTGCCCGCGTAGCGCGCCGCGGCTTCCCCCTCAAGCCGGGGGCTGAACACAATGTAGGCAGAGGTAATCAGCGCGTTCTGAGAATTCATGGCGAACAGCACAACCGTGAATCCAAGCGAGTACAAACCGAGTTCCGCCTGAACACACGCGCGCCCGACGATGATGAGGCTGATGAAATTGGCCGCGCTGACCACGCCCTGGTCGGCCACGGTCAGCAATGCCTTGCCCGCCGACCCCCGCGTAAGCGCGGCCAGCAGGGCGCGCGGTCCACCGCTGGAAGCCGTGTTTGACGGCCTGCTCACGGCTTCGGCTTCGGTTTCAGGTGGTCCCCAGCCAGCGGCGTAACGCGCCCATCAAGCCATTCCGGCTCGGGTGGCTTGCGCCACTTCACCACGCGGGCCGGATTGCCCGCAACAATGGCATAAGGCGGCACATCGCGGGAAACCACCGCGCCCGCGCCAATGACGCTGCCCGTTCGGATACGGACACCGGGAAGAATGACTACGTTCGCAAAAATGAGCACATCGTCTTCAATCACGACCGGATCATCGGGCACCTTCCCTTGAAACATCATGGGCTTGTCCAGGCTGGAAAACTCGCGGCCGTAAGCCGTGATGAACACATTGTGCGCCAGTCCCACGTAATTGCCGAAGGTGACGTCCCCGATGATTCGCGCATGCGCGCCCAGACTCGAATGGTCTCCCATCGAGAAGTGGGACCCATTGCCGAAATGCGCGCCCCGATTGATGTGCACGCCCCTGCCGCAATGGCGCAGCGCCGGGCCGGCGGTCCACCGCCGCAAGAGCAGCCAGAGCCTGCCGCGCGGCAGGCTGTGCTCGGGCAGATGACGCGCAAACCCGTAGTACAGGATCAGACAGATCATCCGCTTCAACTTCTTCACCATGTTTGCCACGCGCCTCCCAAAACGATCTTCGTGCGCCTCACATGCGCTAGTGGGCGCCACGCCGCGACAGGACTGCCGGGACGGTGAGCAAGAGTATTCTCACATCCTGCCAGAACGACATGTTCTCAATGTATTGCAGGTCGAGGCGCACCCAATGGTCAAAGCAGCTCTTGTCCCGGCTCGTGACTTGCCACAACCCGGTAATGCCGGGCTTCGTGGCCAGCCGGGCCCGCTGCCACAGCGCGTACTCCCGGTCCTCGGCCACCGGCAGGGGACGCGGCCCCACCAGGCTCATGTCGCCCCGCAACACGTTGAACAACTGCGGCAGTTCGTCCAGGCTCAGGCAGCGGATCACGCTTCCGACCCGCGTGACCCGTGGGTCATCCTTCATCTTGAAGGCCGGCCCTTTCCGCTCGTTGAATTGCAGCAATTCGTGTTTGCGCTCTTCCGCGTCGGCCACCATGCTCCGGAATTTGTAGGCCTTGAAAGGCCTGCCGCCGCAGCCGCCGCGTTCCTGCGCGAAAATCACCGGACCGCGCGACGTCAGGCGCACCGCCAGCGCGATCAGCAGCATCAGCGGCGCGCTCAGCACTATGCAGAACGAGGCGCCGGCCACGTCCAGGGCCCGCTTCCATCGCGGAAAGGGGCGCACGAAAAACGTCTCGAGCGGCTGTGCCGCTACGGGGCAGGCGCCCGCACGGCGCTGCGCGACCCTTTCAATCCCGCGAATCCTGAGCATCCACTGTGTGACTGCATCCCGCGTCACGGGGGAAAGCCCATATTTCTCATCGTGGCCGAAGCCTTGACTCTTACTGTCGTGCTCCGGCGCGAAAGTCCGGCCAGTCGAACTGGCGCGTGAAAACGCCATAAGCCTGCAATTCCTGTCTGCCCCGCGCAAATCCCTTCTCATTCACTCGGGGCGTCGCCAAGTCCTTCCCTCGGATACGCAAACACCTCGTACGTTACTTCCGGTAACGGTGCGCGTTCGGCGCTGGCCGAATGCGCCCGCTGGTCAAACGCTTCCTTTATCGGCGGCCAGATGCAGGCGACGTTCGCGCTCGGCGTATTGGGGAATATCACGCCTATCCTGTCGCCGAACCAGCCTCTGATGTCGATGATTCGGGTGCGCGTCCGCAATAGGGCCGCCAGCACCCAGGCCGCCTGCAAAAACGCCTCGCTGTCCGGCGGCGCCTCAATCTGCAACGCCAACAGGCTGAACGGTCCGCAGCCCCGGTCCGTACGCGCCCGTTCTTTGCGCAACTGCTCGTCAAACGCCTCAGCAGACAAGAGCCCTTCAACCGATTGCCGGGTCCTGCGGCGTTTCCAGACGAAGCAACGCCTGAACATTCGCAACACAGCTTACGTCCCTTCTACGCTGAACCAGCGATTCACGCAGCTGCGTTCCCATGTGCTGCGCCACCGCCCCTAGATACGTCTATAGACGAAGTTCGGTATATAATACCGCCTCTTGTTCAAAATGATACCAAGCACCTTCGCGCCCTGAGCCTGCATCCGGGCAATTTCCCGCTTGCACGCTTGCCAGCGCGTCTTGCCTGCTTCCACCACCACCACAACGCCGTCCACTATGGAAGCCAATTGATAGCCTTCCGGCGATGCGCCCAACGCGGGGGCCACAACAACCGTCATGTCAAATTGCTGGCGCACTTCCTCGAGCACACGCTGCAAACCTGGCGCAGCCAGCACCGATGCCAGCGTGGAAGTATTTGAAGCCATTTGACTTACGCAGAGATTCGACTCTCCGACGATGCGGAAGGCATCCTCATGCAATTCGCCATTTGCGGCCATTTCAAGCCAATCGGATGTCGCCTCCGTGGCCAGTGCGGGGCCCACCGCACCCAACAGCAGGACACGCTTGCCCATGCGCGCCGCAGCCAGTTTGGCAAACTGCCGCGCAACGCGCGCGCCCTCCTCGCCCGGATGCGCGCCGACGACCTCCACGAGCGGACCCCGCGGCCCCGGCATGCCGGCCTCAATCCGCTGATATAGGGACAGCAGCTTGTCCTCGAGCGGTTTGGATACGGTGATAGCCAGACCGGCCCCACCGCGTCGCGGCCCACTTTGCGTTCGTTCTCTGCTTGCGTTGTCAAGTGCTTCGTATATCTTCGTCATGGGCGGTTCCCTATTCTCCGACGAAAGACGCCTCGGGGATGGACGCCGTATGCTCGACGCCCAGTTCATCAACAATCCGTTCCGGGAAAAGCAACGTGTCCCCGGACCAGATAATATCGGCATTCTCGATACGAGGATTCGCGCGCCGCACTGTTTCCACAAGGAACGCGGAACTGCGGCCGTATGTTTCCGCCACCAGCCGGGTCAGGCAATCGCCAACCTTGACGTGACGCGCCACCATGCCCGCTGGGGCTGCTTCGGCTTTCGCCGGCGTCATGGCGCGCATGTCGCCCGGTTGCGGTTCAGAAGGCGGCCCAGAACCCGGCGCGGGAACCGGCTGCGGCGCAAAGTTTGCATCTATCGGGCGCGGCGCCTCGGCAGACGGCGCAGCGGCTTCCGCCGGCGTTGGTTCTTCAGCGGCAACGGCCGGGACGGCTTCCGCCGCCGCGGCCGCCATGGCAACGGCCGGGACGGTCTCCACCGGGGCGGGCCCGGCGGCCACGGACACCGCATCCGCCACTGCGTCAGGCGCCGGTTCAGCGGGCGTTTCCCTGGAACGCAAAGAAGCCGGCGTCTCGGCAAACGCCTCCTCCATCTTTCGCAACGCGACCACTTTATGGTCGAGCATCTTCGGCTCCACCCCTCCCGCCGGCGCCGCAACCTGTCCGGCCGAGTCAGTCGTTTCCGCCAAAGGCGCCCCCGCCTGTCCTGGCTGCGGCCCTTGCGGCGCGTCTTGCGGCGTCTGCCTTTCCTCCTGCACAGCGTCAGGCACAGCCGGCGGCACACCGGCGTCCGTCGTGCCCAGCGTGGCCGATTGCGATCGCCCCTCTTCAAAGGAGGCAAATGCCAGGCCGACCGTCAGCCCGGCGGCCAGCAGGAAAAGCGCCGCGCCCACGCCGGCCAGGCGCAATCGTCGCTGGCGGGCGTTGCCCAGCACATCCGCGATCACCTGGCGGACGATTTTCGCGGAGACCGTCTGCTGAAACGCGCCAAAACCCGCGATAAGCGCATTGTCGCACAGGATATTCAACAGCCGGGGATTGCCCCGGGCCTTCGCCACAATCCGGCGCAGCGCATCCTTCGCGAACACGTTCTCGCGCAGGCAGCCGGCCTGTGTCATCCGGTAGCGGACGTACTCATAGCTTTCCGCACGCGTCAGCATGCGGATGGTCGCGCGCACCGCGATACGTTCCCGCAGTTGGCGCAGCGCGTGCAGTTCCAATTTCTGTTCCAGTTCCGGCTGGCCGACCAGCACAATCTGGATCAGCTTGTCCTTCGCGGTTTCAAGATTCGAGAGCATGCGCAGTTTCTCGAGGGTCTCCACCGGCATGTTCTGCGCCTCGTCGATGATCAGCGCTACGTTGTGCCCCGCCTTGTATTCGTTAATCAGCAGCCACTGAAGCCGGTCCAGCATGGCGGACGCTGACCCGCTCTGGTCTTCCGCGCCCATTTCCCGCAGGACCAGCCGCAGCAGTTCGTCAAAGGTAAGGTCCGGATTGAACAGATAAATGGGGCGCGTAGGCGTGCGCTCTATGCGCTTGATATACGCGCGCAGGATGGTCGTCTTTCCCGTTCCGACCTCGCCGGTCAGCGCGACGAAGCCTTTGCGCTGTTCAACCCCATAGACAACAGTCGCAAACGCCTCCTTATGGCTCGGACTCAGATACAGGAACTCCGGGTCCGGCGTGATATGGAACGGCTCCCGGTCGAAGCCGTAGAAGTCTAGGTACATGTACGGAATTCCTTCTCGGAAATCTCCGCCAGCACCGGCACTCCCAGCCGTTTTTCAGCCGCTTCCGTCGTATTGATCGTGTCATCCAGGAATTCGCGAATGAACGCGTAGCAGATACCGCCGAACAACCCCAGCAGAATGCCCAGGGCGATATTCCGCGTCTTGTTCGGCCGCTCCGGCAACAGCGGCGTAGACGCATCCTGAACCATGCTGATATTCGACACCTTGTCGATATCCTTGGCGTGCGCAATCCGCGCCCGCTGCCACGTATCCCGGAATTCGCGGTACTCCTGCTCGCGCACGTCGCGTTCCCGGGTCAGGCGCTGCAGTTCCACGTCCGTCGCCGATATCTGTGCGAGCCTTGCGCGTAATCCGGCGATCTCGTCCTGCAGGACCACTATGCGCGCGCGCATGCCGCCCAGTTGCGCCTTCTCGCTTTCCAGCGTGTGCTCGAAAGACTCATAATTCCGGTTCAAGCCGGTAGTGACCTCCGTAAGCACCTCGTCTTCCTGGCTGAGCAGCGTTTCGAGAACCTGAACCTTGTCTCGCAGTTCGACCAGCGGACGATGGGTGTCGGGGTATCGGGCGGCTAGGTCCGTTTCCTGCGCGCGCAGGTCAATCAACCGCTCTTTCAGCGTGTCCGCGGCGTAATTGGGCATGCCCGTGGTGCGCGACAACTCCTGCGTCCGGGGCTGGCGCTGCATGGCTTCGGTCAGTTGGTTCACGACGGCCTGGAGCCCGTCCGCGTCGGCGGTCACCGTGCTCAGTTGCCCCTCGAGGTCGCTGATTTGCGCGAGCAACGTCTCCTTTTGCGCCTCAAGCGATGAAATATCATGTTCTCGGCGGAAGGCGTCCAGTTGGTCGTCCTGGGCTTTCAGCGCGGCCTCGGCTTCCTCGACCTGCTTCTGGAAAAAGGCGGGCACGGCCTGCGCGGCGTATACGTCCACGTGCCGTTCCAGATACAGTTCGATAAGCCGCTTGAGCACTTGCTTGGCCAGCTCGGGGTGCTTCAGTTCCATGCCCACGCGGATGATGTTGGTCTTGTCTTCCACGTCCACGGTGATGCTGTCCATCAGCGTGCGAATCGCTTCTTCCTTCGGTTCGAGCCGTTCACGCAGACGCAGCAGCACCAGCACGTTCCGCGCCTGGTCCCGCAACATGTTCACGGCTTGCTTCAGCGGTCCAGGCGCAGGCGGTTCGTCGATCGCCTTCTCCTTCCGCGGCAGGTCGCTCCGGTACAGAATCCAGCCTTCCCCAAACTCTTCGACCACTTGCTGCGCAAGGTCGTAGCTGGTCAGAATGGCCACCTCCGACTTGACCTCGCCCGTCCGGTCCTGCGCCACGTTGACGAAGGGCTGTTCTACCGACATGTCGGCGGGCAGGTACTCGCGCCCAAGACGCACGAGGAGCACCGCCTCCGACCGGTACACAACGGGCAGCACAAACGTGACCGCTGTCACAATCGCCAACACCAGCAGGAAGAACGTGA
This Candidatus Hydrogenedentota bacterium DNA region includes the following protein-coding sequences:
- a CDS encoding sugar transferase, with protein sequence MAFSRASSTGRTFAPEHDSKSQGFGHDEKYGLSPVTRDAVTQWMLRIRGIERVAQRRAGACPVAAQPLETFFVRPFPRWKRALDVAGASFCIVLSAPLMLLIALAVRLTSRGPVIFAQERGGCGGRPFKAYKFRSMVADAEERKHELLQFNERKGPAFKMKDDPRVTRVGSVIRCLSLDELPQLFNVLRGDMSLVGPRPLPVAEDREYALWQRARLATKPGITGLWQVTSRDKSCFDHWVRLDLQYIENMSFWQDVRILLLTVPAVLSRRGAH
- a CDS encoding polysaccharide biosynthesis C-terminal domain-containing protein is translated as MSRPSNTASSGGPRALLAALTRGSAGKALLTVADQGVVSAANFISLIIVGRACVQAELGLYSLGFTVVLFAMNSQNALITSAYIVFSPRLEGEAAARYAGSTLVHQVVLSVSLAAGLAAAGAVFALFSTPDAGLAGLERVLWALAACVLFILFKEYARQVCFAGLRTVTALALDVGASVLQVAGLAAAGLSGRLSSWSAYAVIGAAAGIAAAFWLYSQRRRFAPVRAAIWADFRRNWTYCKWIFAMNLAYVAANQVYPWLLAGFHGKEANGVFGACSGVVFFANPFVLGLSNFLGPKAVHAHKEGGVAGMRSVVNHATVFFAVTMSLFWAGMLVLGEWLLVLLFGASYAGNGAVVGLLAASQFIWALTIPVNFGLNAMERPDVAFKALLLGLVFTFTAGVWLVRAYGPAGVAWGLLAGNCIACVYNRAVYARHARFLMSLEQSPGGAGA
- a CDS encoding acyltransferase, whose product is MVKKLKRMICLILYYGFARHLPEHSLPRGRLWLLLRRWTAGPALRHCGRGVHINRGAHFGNGSHFSMGDHSSLGAHARIIGDVTFGNYVGLAHNVFITAYGREFSSLDKPMMFQGKVPDDPVVIEDDVLIFANVVILPGVRIRTGSVIGAGAVVSRDVPPYAIVAGNPARVVKWRKPPEPEWLDGRVTPLAGDHLKPKPKP
- a CDS encoding AAA family ATPase, which codes for MYLDFYGFDREPFHITPDPEFLYLSPSHKEAFATVVYGVEQRKGFVALTGEVGTGKTTILRAYIKRIERTPTRPIYLFNPDLTFDELLRLVLREMGAEDQSGSASAMLDRLQWLLINEYKAGHNVALIIDEAQNMPVETLEKLRMLSNLETAKDKLIQIVLVGQPELEQKLELHALRQLRERIAVRATIRMLTRAESYEYVRYRMTQAGCLRENVFAKDALRRIVAKARGNPRLLNILCDNALIAGFGAFQQTVSAKIVRQVIADVLGNARQRRLRLAGVGAALFLLAAGLTVGLAFASFEEGRSQSATLGTTDAGVPPAVPDAVQEERQTPQDAPQGPQPGQAGAPLAETTDSAGQVAAPAGGVEPKMLDHKVVALRKMEEAFAETPASLRSRETPAEPAPDAVADAVSVAAGPAPVETVPAVAMAAAAAEAVPAVAAEEPTPAEAAAPSAEAPRPIDANFAPQPVPAPGSGPPSEPQPGDMRAMTPAKAEAAPAGMVARHVKVGDCLTRLVAETYGRSSAFLVETVRRANPRIENADIIWSGDTLLFPERIVDELGVEHTASIPEASFVGE